A window of Pararge aegeria chromosome 27, ilParAegt1.1, whole genome shotgun sequence genomic DNA:
ttttcttacgacgttgtcacgttcaactatcgtcagtaagccgactttacagacaactaatttttttgtttttaattcttaacaatgcttaaaaataaaataaaaaacactattaaaaatgaaattaatatatatatatattatgtatatttattattattattataattaaatcgcTGGAaagagcccgcagactttgacagttGAAACGGTGttcgcgcgcatcgtaaaaatttactttcatcatttttccctaacgcgccaaaagaagtataacttcgaaagcgcgacatcttaccgaacgctaaatcgcttattgGTAGGGTGCAAACTAGTTGTCTGCTGCACAAAAGCATTGTTGTTTTCCGGGCTAAAAGGCGTGGTCAAAgtcgaaagtcaaagtcaaaaatatctttattcaagtaggcctattataGGTGGCACATTTGGTGCGTACATTAGatttacacggtagtgagatgatggggataaccacattcgtaaacttaaaactaaagctacgagggttccaaacgcatcctggtctaagaagcagaccacaacaaacttagccgggtgttttttttttgttatcaccatctcacaatgtaattttaaattattagaagagcaacctggttagagcaataatttacacccaagcttttttatcgatggcgtagtcctttatactataataggacttttctataagcttacgtataatacaaacttttaactttttaagagacatctccaagatgtcaattggtagttttttgtagaattgtatgcaatttcctttaaacgaattatgaattttatgtaacctagtatattgcactgtaagtttattcgtcattctaatgtttaaattattgcggtcacattttttcttaaatctagaaatgtttttatgaacgtacattaaattttcaaatatgtactgactatacactgtcattattttaaaatggtagccggtgtaattacaggcgcatgtggctgaacacctacgcctcaggttgatggacgttAAATAGGAAAATCCTCCTTCTATACGAGTTACATGAGTTTGGGTAGGCTGCGCAATCCCGAGCTCCTCCAGGTTAACCCTTCTCTCTGCCTGCTCTAAGACCTGTGCGAAGTTCACACCTTTACTGGCCGACTTCGGAGCTAGGGTAATTACGACGGTTGCCGTGTTGGGTGGAGCTTTGGCTTAGGCTTAGGCTTACTGGGCCGCCGCGGAGGGGGGCCTCGACGTTGCCGTCGCCCTTGGTTTTTCGAATCACAACTTCCGACAAGGTTTCTTGCTGCGGCGCTGCTCGGCTGGAGCCCGCCGTTGCCGGGGATGCCCCAGGTGACGCTGAGGCCGGGCTAGATTCGAGGCCACCCGATAGGCCCTGAACTGCGTGTGAGGTCCCAGCTGAGCAGGAAGCAGCCGATTCTCTTCTGTCTGAGGACATAGGTGGGCTGATTAGCGGAGGCGCTCCGAACAGCGCCTACTATGGAGGCTTTTAATTCCTCCAGAAAGTCCGCATGCAGGGTTGAGGCAGGCGGCGCACTCGTTTCCGTTTCCTTTGATGCAGCTCCCTTGCTGCCATCTTCGTGGCCTCCATCGCTGCCTCCTTGGCCATAGTGGTCTTCATTTCAGTGAAGTCACATACGCCTTCAGCTCGACCCTAATAAGCTTTAGCTCAGAGAGGAGGCGGGTGTTATCCGCCTTCAGACGGCGGGTTTCTTTTGCCTCGTTCACCGCATCCTTGAATTTCTTCACGTACGTCCCTTTCAGATGGCTGGACTTGGTAGCCAACAGAATAATCGACACCGTGCTCCTTCCTGCCCATGCCTGCAACTCTTGAGTGCCGAGCTTGGTGGGGTCCGTTCGACAAGATTCCTCGCTTGCCTTCCGCTCCTCTGGGTCCAAGACCGTAGTTCGGGCTGCCCGCCCCACCACGCGGTCCCGCGGAAACCGACTCAAGGCGGTTTCCTTCGTCTCCTCCTCCGCCGCCCTGAGTTCTCACATCGCGCCCGTTTACAAACAAGCAATAACAACAACGTGagcaacacgcacgaaacgttttttatccacgtttctgatgcgtgccgctaagatgaggaacgccctcccggcaactgtgtttcctgccacgtataatttgtgtaccttcaaggctagagtgaataggcttgttctaggcaagcgtgctccaaccattgctttctaacgggcatgattgtcgtcaagcgctggcctatctttaataataaaaaaaataaaaaaaaacagtatcaaaaattaactacaacaataacaaccaCTGGCCCTGAAAAGTGCCTTTGTAAACCAACGAAACTACCAGAAAATCCAAATTTAATAATCCAACCTAAATTATCGGGGTCCTGTACCCATTAGTTCtgaacgacctccctggcgcaacggtaagcgctgtggcgGTGACATTGGAGTCTCAAGGTAAACGCAGCATAGGTCGACCCCCaccgaggtggacagatgacatcaggcgagtcgctgggagccgccggaggcaaacggcccaggaccgtgaattGTGCAACTCCCTGCCAAAGACCCaagtccagcggtggacgtcaaTGGTGGCGAAGTGCCCATCTCTAGGATGACAGAAACTCAGGGAGGAGACGAAGGAAACCGCCTTGAGTCGGTTTCTCCGGGACCGCGTGGTGGGGCGGGCAGCCCGAACTACGGTCTTGGACCCTGAGGAGCGAAAGGCAAGCGAGGAATCTTGTCGAACGGACCCCACCAAGCTCGGCACTCAAGAGTTGCAGGCATGGGCCGGAAGGAGCACGGTgtttcatcaagattggttcAACTGTTGATTTGTAGTATTAGAATGAATGCGGACATCGTTCATTTCAGTAGTGGTAgacctttttgtgacggagctcgtccggggaagaactaccGCCAAGTTAATTCCTGGCACCAAGCGAGAAAgggtaattacaggcaaatgagccTGAACACCTACGTTCAGGTTGAAGGACACAGgttggcacgttgcaggacgtgttccttacatgccctgcgaaataaCACATAAtggttttaacacattgtttaaacgtgCATTGGTAGGGCCAAAAATACATATACTCAACCCCATAACTTACTGCTGAAtcttttggatagaagcaggcgttactttgcggaattccatgattatgaaaattatgcttaatttgcaatactccgcgaaaagcaagagaaaaTTTCGACTTTAGTCATACATATGATGAGGATGCTACGGTTTCGGagacgtgtgtagagggtacattgccgaaggcctatttgttgtggagtataaggattgaagaaattataaattgcaccatacagattcttttgCTTCTGAGTTTGTTTGTACTTCTTGAGTATAGCTAATAATtagctaattaataattattaagcttaatatactaaaatactaaatatactattctagtaagtcgattgtttatatccactttttatgtataataactaatgttttgttttataaatacgaTACCGTTACTAATATAAACATAGccctttcacatttataatattattaaggatgatacataaatgaattaatttctCTTTCAGGCGCTACTTTGTCGAAGTCCCGTGACATCAAATCCGCTCCACTAACTTCGAAAAATGTTGGCGACGCGAATTCTAAAACCAAAAGTACTTTAGCAGTGCGTAAAGTGTTTCACACCGGTGATAAACTGCTTGCTAGTGAGCGCAGTAATCAGGAACTGCTTGCTAGTGAACGTGCAAAGCAGGAACCGCTTAATAGTGAGCTATGTGAGCGTCAAGTTCACAGTAGGAAACCTCATAAGTGCAACCTTTGTAGTATGAAATTTGCGCACAAAAGCCGCTTATCAGCTCACATGTTGACGCACACCGGTGAAAAACCTTTCGAATGTAAGCTGTGCGATATGAAATTCACGCACAAAAATGGCGTAACTGTCCACATGAGAACGCACACTGGCGAGAAACCGTACGAGTGTAAGTTCTGCAGTATGAAATTCGCGCAACGAGGCTCTTTGACGTACCACACGAGAACGCACACTGGTGAGAAGCCATTCAGTTGTACACACTGCGACATGAGATTCGCGAGAAGAAATTGTCTCACTGAACATCTGTTGACGCATACTGGCGACAAACCATTTGAATGTAACCTTTGTTTGAAGAAGTTTGTGCGTAAAACACGCTTCACAACTCATATGTTGACGCACACTGGCAAGAAAAATGACGCTGTTGATACTTGTGTACAAACAAACGAGAGATCTGATGATCTGGAC
This region includes:
- the LOC120635884 gene encoding zinc finger protein 578-like isoform X2, giving the protein MEEPAEVPIVDGLIVPKQEILDELDINDDCVDSKDFIIPKKELCESNPNSDTDEKNSMDMFRPIKTETTLSKEIVHFQKIKKSPDNEESNMNTDVSSQTIAIDIKVEPVDEASVPAESSTTPGATLSKSRDIKSAPLTSKNVGDANSKTKSTLAVRKVFHTGDKLLASERSNQELLASERAKQEPLNSELCERQVHSRKPHKCNLCSMKFAHKSRLSAHMLTHTGEKPFECKLCDMKFTHKNGVTVHMRTHTGEKPYECKFCSMKFAQRGSLTYHTRTHTGEKPFSCTHCDMRFARRNCLTEHLLTHTGDKPFECNLCLKKFVRKTRFTTHMLTHTGKKNDAVDTCVQTNERSDDLDISDVKKEWEVPIVFK